One region of Juglans regia cultivar Chandler chromosome 4, Walnut 2.0, whole genome shotgun sequence genomic DNA includes:
- the LOC108980563 gene encoding probable E3 ubiquitin-protein ligase LOG2 isoform X2, translating into MGNIWSSGVNGRRRQESRRSHQPPPPVVPPQPEIPVNRYVIAAATPYHSQYPNPNNTPHPYNQYPGYYVPPPAMPMPLPASYDHGPHSNPHLQVDPAQAHANWVGGRYPCGPVIPPPAPPIEHQKAVTIRNDVNLKKETLRIEPDEENPEHFLVSFTFDATVAGSISIIFFAKESEDCNQTPMKENPIAPVTVHFQQGLGQKFRLPSGTGINFSIFEETDILKVGDMNIYALAVKAEATSVNKNGTDGNAIPPTTNSQITHAVLEKEKGEYQVRVVKQILWVNGMRYELQEIYGIGNSVEGDLDGNDPGKECVICLSELRDTTVLPCRHMCMCSGCAKVLRLQTNRCPICRQPVERLLEIKVNNGFDE; encoded by the exons ATGGGAAACATCTGGAGTAGCGGTGTGAACGGCCGTCGAAGGCAAGAGAGCCGTCGGAGCCACCAGCCCCCTCCTCCTGTGGTACCACCGCAGCCGGAAATCCCCGTCAACCGGTACGTAATCGCCGCCGCCACGCCCTATCACTCACAATACCCTAACCCCAACAATACTCCCCATCCTTACAACCAGTACCCTGGCTATTATGTACCTCCACCGGCTATGCCGATGCCTCTACCTGCCTCCTACGACCATGGGCCTCATTCTAATCCCCATCTTCAAGTAGACCCGGCTCAGGCACACGCCAATTGGGTCGGCGGGAGGTACCCTTGTGGACCTGTCATACCTCCTCCGGCGCCCCCTATCGAGCACCAGAAGGCAGTTACTATAAGGAACGATGTTAATCTCAAGAAAGAGACTTTGAGGATCGAGCCGGACGAGGAAAACCCTGAGCATTTCCTCGTATCCTTCACATTCGATGCCACTGTTGCCGGCAG CATTAGCATTATCTTCTTTGCAAAAGAAAGTGAGGACTGCAACCAGACACCGATGAAGGAAAACCCAATTGCACCTGTGACAGTACATTTCCAACAAGGTCTGGGTCAGAAGTTCAGGCTGCCCTCTGGAACTGGAATTAACTTCTCAATATTTGAGGAGACAGACATTCTGAAAGTGGGTGacatgaacatctatgctttgGCGGTTAAAGCAGAGGCAACCTCAGTTAACAAGAATGGTACAGATGGAAACGCAATACCTCCAACTACCAACTCCCAGATAACTCACGCAGtgcttgaaaaggaaaaaggtgAATACCAGGTGAGGGTGGTGAAGCAGATCCTTTGGGTCAATGGAATGAGGTATGAGCTGCAGGAGATATATGGGATTGGGAATTCTGTTGAGGGTGACTTGGATGGGAATGACCCAGGAAAAGAATGTGTAATCTGCCTGTCGGAGCTGCGGGACACAACTGTTCTACCCTGCCGCCATATG TGTATGTGCAGTGGATGTGCAAAGGTTTTGAGGTTGCAGACAAACCGGTGCCCGATATGCAGACAACCAGTTGAGAGGCTTTTGGAAATAAAGGTCAAcaatggatttgatgaatga
- the LOC108980563 gene encoding probable E3 ubiquitin-protein ligase LOG2 isoform X1 has protein sequence MGNIWSSGVNGRRRQESRRSHQPPPPVVPPQPEIPVNRYVIAAATPYHSQYPNPNNTPHPYNQYPGYYVPPPAMPMPLPASYDHGPHSNPHLQVDPAQAHANWVGGRYPCGPVIPPPAPPIEHQKAVTIRNDVNLKKETLRIEPDEENPEHFLVSFTFDATVAGSILTNSEVHAPLASGKIICISIIFFAKESEDCNQTPMKENPIAPVTVHFQQGLGQKFRLPSGTGINFSIFEETDILKVGDMNIYALAVKAEATSVNKNGTDGNAIPPTTNSQITHAVLEKEKGEYQVRVVKQILWVNGMRYELQEIYGIGNSVEGDLDGNDPGKECVICLSELRDTTVLPCRHMCMCSGCAKVLRLQTNRCPICRQPVERLLEIKVNNGFDE, from the exons ATGGGAAACATCTGGAGTAGCGGTGTGAACGGCCGTCGAAGGCAAGAGAGCCGTCGGAGCCACCAGCCCCCTCCTCCTGTGGTACCACCGCAGCCGGAAATCCCCGTCAACCGGTACGTAATCGCCGCCGCCACGCCCTATCACTCACAATACCCTAACCCCAACAATACTCCCCATCCTTACAACCAGTACCCTGGCTATTATGTACCTCCACCGGCTATGCCGATGCCTCTACCTGCCTCCTACGACCATGGGCCTCATTCTAATCCCCATCTTCAAGTAGACCCGGCTCAGGCACACGCCAATTGGGTCGGCGGGAGGTACCCTTGTGGACCTGTCATACCTCCTCCGGCGCCCCCTATCGAGCACCAGAAGGCAGTTACTATAAGGAACGATGTTAATCTCAAGAAAGAGACTTTGAGGATCGAGCCGGACGAGGAAAACCCTGAGCATTTCCTCGTATCCTTCACATTCGATGCCACTGTTGCCGGCAG CATCTTGACTAATTCCGAGGTGCACGCGCCCTTGGCAAGTGGGAAGATTATCTG CATTAGCATTATCTTCTTTGCAAAAGAAAGTGAGGACTGCAACCAGACACCGATGAAGGAAAACCCAATTGCACCTGTGACAGTACATTTCCAACAAGGTCTGGGTCAGAAGTTCAGGCTGCCCTCTGGAACTGGAATTAACTTCTCAATATTTGAGGAGACAGACATTCTGAAAGTGGGTGacatgaacatctatgctttgGCGGTTAAAGCAGAGGCAACCTCAGTTAACAAGAATGGTACAGATGGAAACGCAATACCTCCAACTACCAACTCCCAGATAACTCACGCAGtgcttgaaaaggaaaaaggtgAATACCAGGTGAGGGTGGTGAAGCAGATCCTTTGGGTCAATGGAATGAGGTATGAGCTGCAGGAGATATATGGGATTGGGAATTCTGTTGAGGGTGACTTGGATGGGAATGACCCAGGAAAAGAATGTGTAATCTGCCTGTCGGAGCTGCGGGACACAACTGTTCTACCCTGCCGCCATATG TGTATGTGCAGTGGATGTGCAAAGGTTTTGAGGTTGCAGACAAACCGGTGCCCGATATGCAGACAACCAGTTGAGAGGCTTTTGGAAATAAAGGTCAAcaatggatttgatgaatga